The Tachyglossus aculeatus isolate mTacAcu1 chromosome Y3, mTacAcu1.pri, whole genome shotgun sequence sequence tggggatagggattgtgtccatcccaatttgcttttatccacctcagcacagtatgagcacttaacaaataccataatcatcaccatcatcattaaggcCTAGTGCCCCATATGgggactgattgtcttgtattgatCCCAGTTCCCCagtttgtagtacagtgcttgcctcataTTAAGCAGTCAgcagatatatcatcatcatcaccttcatcatcgCGTTTCACAGCTAgtggaccactgctctctccatctgcaagaTTCTTCTAAAATTTGCATCTTTTCCACCCTACCTGCCCTGGTTAATCCTCCTATCCTGTTCTCCCCAGTcttcctcttcagcacttttgcatGACTAAACATTTGAGTTTTGGCATGCCCTCATCACCTTTCTCCCTAAGTAGTACAGAGATTCGTATCTTAAAATTTTGTTGCTTTCTCCTACTTTTAGTTTGTTCTAGTGACTGCCATCCTATTCCCCACCACCACTAGTGTAAACTGAAGGCATGAACCTTTTCTATTAAAActactgcttagtaaagtgctctgcgtaaACAGTGCTCaaaattattaattgattgatatcttgATTATTATGTCCAACTGGTTTCTTTTTATTGGCTTATCTGATGATCctttttagttcattcattcattcattcaatcgtatttattgagcgcttactgtgtgcagagtagactTCATTGAAGTTTGTATGACTAAGGGTTTGTGTGCCCTTTCTCAACATTTAGGTGTCCTTAAAGCAGTAATGAGTAGCAATGAATGCTTCAAATGTGGGCGCTCTGGCCATTGGGCTCGGGAGTGCCCTACTGGAGGAGGTCGTGGCCGTGCAATGAGGAGCCGTGGTAGAGTTGGATTTACTTCTGCAAGAGGTATTTATTTGAATCTTTAAGATTCAGACTTCCTTTTATTTTGAAATTAAATATTTATTAGTGTTTCTAATCTCCTGactttcatttttgttttcatcTGAAATAGGTTTCCAATTTCTTTCTTCATCTCTTCCAGACACCTGTTACCGATGTGGTGAGTCTGGTCATCTTGCAAAGGATTGTGATCTTCAGGAAGATGGTAAGAATTTTAACCTCTTTTTGGTCTTCTGGCTTGGAACAACCTTCCTTCTCATCTCCGTGAGACAGttattcttccccacttcaaagcctttttgaaggcacatctcttccaagaagcttccCTGAcgtagccctcttttcctcttcttgtcaccccaacttgcttcctttactcatcctctctctcagcaccggagcacttacgtacatatatgtaatttatttatttatattgtctgtcttatCCTCTTCCGTaaactctctgtgagcagggagtgtgtctgtttattgttttattgtactctcccaagtgtttagtacaatggtctgcagggagggagggagttagtTATACTTTTTAACCTTAAAGGAATTGAAAATTATTTAGCACCTAGTAATTGAACTTGGGCctaatttaaaattaaattttgCAGTCAGTCactgtatttattggacacttaacAAGGTTTTATAgcctttgttttgtttctttcattACTGTTGAAGCCTGCTATAACTGTGGTAGAGGTGGCCACATTGCCAAGGACTGCAAAGAgcccaaaagagagagagagcagtgctGCTACAACTGTGGCAAGCCTGGCCACCTGGCTCGTGACTGTGACCATGCTGATGAGCAGAAGTGCTATTCATGTGGAGAGTTTGGACACATCCAGAAAGATTGCACCAAAGTCAAATGCTATAGGTaagtctctcttctctttctttctttggaATTGTTTTCTTA is a genomic window containing:
- the LOC119946739 gene encoding cellular nucleic acid-binding protein-like isoform X3, with product MSSNECFKCGRSGHWARECPTGGGRGRAMRSRGRVGFTSARGFQFLSSSLPDTCYRCGESGHLAKDCDLQEDEACYNCGRGGHIAKDCKEPKREREQCCYNCGKPGHLARDCDHADEQKCYSCGEFGHIQKDCTKVKCYSNAFILKGLSS
- the LOC119946739 gene encoding cellular nucleic acid-binding protein-like isoform X1 — protein: MSSNECFKCGRSGHWARECPTGGGRGRAMRSRGRVGFTSARGFQFLSSSLPDTCYRCGESGHLAKDCDLQEDEACYNCGRGGHIAKDCKEPKREREQCCYNCGKPGHLARDCDHADEQKCYSCGEFGHIQKDCTKVKCYRCGETGHVAINCSKTSEVNCYRCGESGHLARECTIEATA
- the LOC119946739 gene encoding cellular nucleic acid-binding protein-like isoform X2, whose protein sequence is MSSNECFKCGRSGHWARECPTGGGRGRAMRSRGRVGFTSARGFQFLSSSLPDTCYRCGESGHLAKDCDLQEDACYNCGRGGHIAKDCKEPKREREQCCYNCGKPGHLARDCDHADEQKCYSCGEFGHIQKDCTKVKCYRCGETGHVAINCSKTSEVNCYRCGESGHLARECTIEATA